AGATCTGCCTTTACTAATCTATTTCGTGTGTCTGCTTTAAATAGATTTGCTTTTAAAATCAATCGATCATACTTAAGATTACTAGAGTTTTTGTTCTTCAGAAGAGATTAAAAAATAAAAAATGAATTTGTTATTTTAAATTAGTCTTAATTACGTGTTTAATTGCTTGAAATTCTATATTTTTGCACCGTTATAATTTTATTAGAATGGCTTTAGTTAGTGATTTAACCACCACAGTATTATTTGAAACCGAAAAAGGATACAGTTATCAATGTGATTTGACCAATAGTATCGTTATCAATTTTGTTGATACAGTGTCAAGTTATAAAATTCAGGATTTTTTGATTTTTCAAAGAAAAGTCAATAACGTTGATATTCTTAATATGCTTTATGACTTATCTGATAAGTCAGATGCACAGCTGATTGAAACCACAAAAAGAAATTTTTCCAGAAATCTTACCATCTGCGAAATAGTGCAGCTGAGAGAATTATTAAACGGAACTAAATTTACTCTCAACTTACATTCTATGCTTTGTAATATTGGAAACGTAACACTTATTTAGATTCTTACTTAGATTAAATCCAAATTTTCAGACATTTAGGGCTGCTTTCTTAAGTTTTTGTAATTTTACATTCTAAAAATTACTGTTATGAAAGATTTACTAAGAACAAGCACGTCATTAACTGAAGGCGTAGAAAATATATTGAATTTACAGGCGAAATTAGAAAGTGATGCTTCTAACAAATATTTAGCTATGGCTGCATGGCTTGATAGAAATGGTTATGCAAATACAGCAGGATATTTGTATAAGCAGGCAGAAGAAGAAAGAGAGCATTTTCTAAAAATCTTCAAATTCATTACAGATATGGGAGGGATTGCTATTACGCCATCGGTTCCTGAAGTACAGCAGGAGTTTGCTTCTTTTAGAGAAGTATTCGAAATTGCTTTACAAAACGAAATTGCAGTTACTCAGGCAATCAATAAAGTAATCGCTAAATGTAGAGCTGAAAATGATTATGCTACAGAAGATTTTATGATGTGGTATGTAGCTGAGCAAAGAGAAGAAGAGAAAAATGCAAGAAGAGCATTAGAACTTTTCGAACTAATTAACGGAAACGAAGCTGACGGTAAATTCCAATTGGATGTTCAGATTTCAAAAATCGGATAATAACCGATTATAAAAATTAAAGCCCTTAATAATCCAGATTATTAAGGGCTTTTTCTATTTTACTCATTCATCAAAGTTTCAATTTCATCTGCTTCAACCGGAATGTTGCGCATTAAATTGAAAGGTTCTCCTTTTTCCTGAACCACAACGTTGTCTTCTAAACGGATTCCGAATTTTTCTCCCGGAATATAAATTCCCGGCTCAACCGTAAAAACCATGTTTGGTTTCATTGGTTCGTGAAGCAATCCGTAATCGTGCGTGTCAAGTCCCATGTGGTGAGAAGTTCCGTGCATGAAATATTTTTTGTAAGCCGGCCATTCCGGATTTTCGTTCTGAACATCGGCTTTGTCTAATAAACCTAAACCAAGTAATTCCGAAGTCATGATTTTACCCACTTCAATATGGTATTGTTTCCAAAGTGTTCCCGGAGTAAGCATTTTTGTAGCTTCGTTTTTAACTCTTAAAACAGCATTGTAAACCGCTTTTTGACGATCTGTAAAACGTCCCGAAACCGGAATTGTTCTTGTCATGTCGCTTGAATAATTGGCATATTCGGCAGCAACGTCAAGTAATAATAAATCACCTTCTTTACATTGCTGATTGTTTTCGATATAATGCAAAACATTCGCATTGTTTCCCGAAGCGATAATTGGTGTATAAGCAAAACCTTTAGAACGGTTACGAATAAATTCGTGCGCCAGTTCGGCTTCAACTTCATATTCTGTAACATTTGGTTTTACGAATCCTAATAATCTGCGGAAACCTTTCTCGGTAATATCACAGGCGTGCTGAATAAGGTCGATTTCTTCGCTTTCTTTTACAGAACGAAGTCTTTGCAGGATTGGATTACTTTTTGCAACATTGTGAGCCGGATAACGTTCTTTCCACCATTTTACAAAACGAGCTTCGCGGGTTTCTGTTTCTACAGATGCGCGGTAATGTTCGTTGGTATTAATGTACATCGTATCGGCATACGTCATCATTTCGTTCAAAACTTTATGAAAATCCTGTAACCAATAAACAGTTCTGATTCCCGAAACCTGAAAAGCACGTTCTTTAGTCAGTTTTTCACCTTCCCAAACCGCGATATGATCGTTGGTTTCTCTCAAAAAAAGAATTTCTCTCTGGCTTTCGTAAGGCGCATCCGGAAATAAAAGCAAAACACTTTCTTCCTGATCTACACCACTTAGATAAAAAATATCTCTGTGTTGTGCAAACGGCAGCGTACTGTCGGCACTAATTGGGTAAATGTCATTTGAATTGAACACGGCAACCGAATTAGGTTTCATTTCGGCCATGAATTTTCTGCGGTTTTTTACAAAAAGAGCGCTGTTTATTTGATGATATTTCATAATTATTTCGTTTTTGAACTTCGAATTTCAAAATTACGTTTTTTAACCAAACAGCATGAAATTGATTTATTAAAGTTTTCTTATTTGTTTTGAGTTTTGATTCGTATTAAGTTTAACTGCATCCCGATAGCTATCGGGAGCAAAGATTTGACACAAGTTTGTCATTTCGACGTAAGGAGAAATCACACGCGAAACTCTAAAAAAAAAGTTGATTCGTTTCACGCAGATTTTTACAGGTTTAAATTTCATAATCTTTAAAACGATTTTGTATTTTGGCTGATAATATTCTAAACCTAGAAGCGGAATGAAAAATCTTCTTATTTTTCTATTTATCTCAAATATTTCATTTTCACAGACAGCTGTCTTAAAATTGAAATTTCCAAAAGAACCAAAGATTTCTCAAAAATTCCAAAATGCAATTGATGAACAAAAAAATGAAGTTTATTGGGTTTATAAAAGCAACAAAGAAGAGATTAAAAATTATACAGTAGAATTTATTTTAGACAAAATCGACAATAATCCAGAGTATTCATATTTATTTAATGCTGAATATTGGATAGCATTTAATTATCAAAATGTAATTCTACAATTAATTGAGCGAATAACAAATAAAAAAGAAATTGGTCTTGTGAATAGTGCCGATTTAATGATATTGGAAAGAATAGAAAGTGGAGATTTAAAAAAATACGGACATGGATTTATTGTGGATGATGATTTGTTTACAATTGCAGGCAGAGCAAATAGATTGTTGACAGTAGTAACAGGAGAAAATTTTGGTTCGGTTTCAATGAAATCAACTAAAGAAGATTTAAGAATTCTTCAGGATAAATGGGTGATGTGGTTGAAGAAACTTTAAATTCTCATACTTAAAATTAATTATGCATTTTAATTCAAATAATAATTATTTAAAAATGAAGTTAGCTTTTAAAAAGAAGAAATATGAAGTTTTTTAAAGTAATTCTAATCTTGATCTTAATGGTTTCTTGTAATAAAAAGAACGAAGACAAAAGGGATGAAAGCAATAATGATGTTCTTATTGTTTATAATGTTGACGAATTCTTTAAAAACAGGGAACGAAAAAATATAAAAGTAATTGATACCTCTTGCCTAAACGAAGAGAAGAGAGCCTTACAAGATATAAAAAGAGGGAAATTGGTATATTTCTATTATATGGGAATGACAACAAGATATAGAAGTAATAAGGAAATGAAGCAGATTCTTTCAAGATATAATATTCAAATGGACTCTGCTCTAACTTACTGTAT
This portion of the Flavobacterium gelatinilyticum genome encodes:
- a CDS encoding aminopeptidase P family protein, translated to MKYHQINSALFVKNRRKFMAEMKPNSVAVFNSNDIYPISADSTLPFAQHRDIFYLSGVDQEESVLLLFPDAPYESQREILFLRETNDHIAVWEGEKLTKERAFQVSGIRTVYWLQDFHKVLNEMMTYADTMYINTNEHYRASVETETREARFVKWWKERYPAHNVAKSNPILQRLRSVKESEEIDLIQHACDITEKGFRRLLGFVKPNVTEYEVEAELAHEFIRNRSKGFAYTPIIASGNNANVLHYIENNQQCKEGDLLLLDVAAEYANYSSDMTRTIPVSGRFTDRQKAVYNAVLRVKNEATKMLTPGTLWKQYHIEVGKIMTSELLGLGLLDKADVQNENPEWPAYKKYFMHGTSHHMGLDTHDYGLLHEPMKPNMVFTVEPGIYIPGEKFGIRLEDNVVVQEKGEPFNLMRNIPVEADEIETLMNE
- a CDS encoding ferritin gives rise to the protein MKDLLRTSTSLTEGVENILNLQAKLESDASNKYLAMAAWLDRNGYANTAGYLYKQAEEEREHFLKIFKFITDMGGIAITPSVPEVQQEFASFREVFEIALQNEIAVTQAINKVIAKCRAENDYATEDFMMWYVAEQREEEKNARRALELFELINGNEADGKFQLDVQISKIG